GATTCGCGAAGCACGGAACGTCGGCGCAATCGACATTGCCCATCACCTGCACACCCGTCTGTCGCGCGGGATAGGGGCGCGTCCCGGCACTGGACTCCGCCGCATTGTTGACGATCGTGACGGCCGAGAGCCCGGTCGCCGGCGCCGTGATTCCACCGGCTCGATTTCCGTACACGGTATTGTTGGCGACGAGGACCGTCCGCAAGAGACCACGATTCTTGTAGTCCAGGAGCTCGATCCCAGCCTGCTCATTTGATGCGGCGATGTTGTTGCGGACGGCCGCGGGTCCTCCCCCGACGACGATCCCGGAGGAGCTTCGCGACCCGATCGTCACGTTGCGCTCCACTACGTTCACGTCGGCACCGTGCTGGGACCCGTAGACCATGATGCCTGGGCCCTTGGTGTTCATGACGGTATTGCCCCGGATGATGGCCGAGGAGTTCAGCTTGACCTGGATCCCGTAGCCGATCTCCGGGTCCGGCGCGTTGATGCCCTCGATGAAGTTGCCCTCCACGACGAGCCCGCTGACGATGCACCCGATGCCGTCGTGGCATCCGAAGTACATCGCCGTGGCCGTCGAGCTCCGGATGACGTTGCGCCGGACCACCAGCCCGCGGACGCTCGAGTGGTTCGCCACCACGGCGATGCCGCCCAGCTGCGTGAAGTGGCAGTCCTCGACCGTCACGCCATTGCCGTTGAAGATCCGGACGGCGTCCACATCCTGCTGCGTCGGCCCGAACTCCAGGCCGCGGATGGTGACGTGGCCGGCCCGGACCTCGAAGACATTGGTGGCGCGGCCGGCGTACATGATGCGCGGCCGGCGCGCGGGATCGGCGGCGCGGATCACCAGCGGCGCTCCCGGCTCCCCACCGCGGCGGATCACGCAGGGCCCCTGGTAGTCGCCGGGCGCAAGGACCAGCTCCTCGCCGGGCGGCACCGCGCGAATCTCGCCGCACAGGTCGGCGTCGGGATCGATCTCGCGCGCGGTGGTGTGCGCCGGCGCCATCACGATGACGGTTAGCACCGCGGCTGCGGCGATCGTCAGAAGGTGACGCGTCCTGTTTCGTACATCAAGTACGTGTCGATCCATCCCTCCAGATTATAGCAGTCTTGCCACCGGGCTCCGTTGAAGTGCGGTTTCCGCGAACGGCGGTGGCTGGAACAGCTCGCCCACTCACTCCTCACCCGGCCATCCCCTCGGTGCTCCGCCCCGGCATCCTCGCCCCGCATGCGCGCTACCGCTCACAGGGCTCCGTTACGGCCGCTCGGCCCCTGACTCCACCCCGTGCCAGCTCCGGGGCCCTCACTCCGCCCCACCAGCGCCCACCGCAGTCACGTAGTCCGCAACTCAGTCTTTCCCCCGATCCTGCCGCTGCCACCCAACAGCGCCCCCAGTCCTGCCAGCCCTTCGCAGCCCTTCGCCGCCTCAGCCCTTCGCCGCTTCTTGACGGCACGCCCGTGGCGGAGCACAATGCCCAAGTCAGGCGCGATCGCGGCGCCGACGCCCGACTTCCTTTCGGTGACGCGAGCAATTCTGGATGTCACGTTCGGATCCTCACGGCGGGCACATTTCATCCACCTTTCTGGGCATCGAGGGCGCCGAGGGCCAGTGGAGAGCGCGGTGAGCGTCTCAAATTTGCCGCGTCGAGGCTCCGGCGAAGGGCACGTTCTCGAGGCTCTAGAGCGACCTCGTCAAGGCCGACGACGAGCCAGTGGGGCATGCAGTTCCCGACTGGGACATCCTCGCCGGAATACACATTCAGTGCCTCGAACGTTTCTTGGATGCCAAGGTGCCGGTGACTATACCGGCGTGAATGGATGCCGTGTGCCCGAGTGGGTCCCGTGATTCCCTGGAGGATCAAGCACTGGGTGAAGCTTGCATTCCGGTCCGACTATCGCGACCTTTGCGCCTCGCGAGCCGAGCTGGCCCGAATCAAGTCCGCTCCGCGCTACACGCCACTTGTTTCAGAGATTCTGGGTAGCCGGCTGCAGATCGTTGATGGCGCATCTTTCTGCGCCTCGTATCACGAGATCTTCGAAAGAGAGATCTATGCGTTTCGGCCGGCGTCAGACGCCCCCCTCATTATCGACGGGGGCGCCAATGTCGGCGTGAGCGTCCTCTATTTCAAGAAACATTATCCGAAGAGTCGAATTGTCGCATTTGAAGCTGATCCCACGGTATTCAGTGTGCTCGAAGCGAATCTCCATAAGGCTGGCCATGGCGACGTGCAACTGATCAACAAGGCGCTATGGAAGGAGGACACGGTTCTCGAGTTCTGCATCGAGGGAGCGGATGCCGGCAGGATTCCGCGGGAAGATGACCGCCGACAACCAAAGAAGATCCGCGTGCCCACCGTCCGTCTCCGACAGTACCTCACAGATCCCGTGGATTTGCTCAAGCTCGACATCGAAGGGGCGGAGACGGAGGTTCTTCTCGACTGCGCCGATCTGCTTAAGAACGTGAGCAGTCTCTTTGTGGAGTATCACTCCTTCCTACACGAGGAACAGCGGCTCGACGTCGTATTTCAACTGCTGAGGACAGCTGGCTTCAGAATCTACGTTCAAACGGTGACGTGTCCTTCCCAGCCCTTCATCAAGATATCCGACCACCTGGGAATGGACTTGCAGCTGAATATCTTTGGAACGAGGGAGGCGTAGTCAATTGCGCCGTTACAACGGACGCCCTGGGTTCGTTCCGATGTGTGCGGGGGCTCGCCATGAGTAATGCTCGCCGCGTGCTCTTCGTTGGGCACGATGCCTCGAGGACTGGCGCTCCAATCCTTCTGTTGCACTTCCTGCGCTGGTTCAAGGTCAACACCGACATTCCGTTTGACATTCTCTTACGCGAGGGCGGAGAACTGCGGTCCGACTTCGAGGAGGTCGGACCCGTGACGGTCCTCGGCCCATGGCCATCACGCTGGGATCTTGCAGGGTTGCTTCGTCGCAGGTGGCTGCTTGCACGCCTAGCAGCCGCAAGCCACGGACTTGTGTACTCAAACACGGTCACCAACGGCCACGTTGTTCAGTCTTTGGCCCGCGGGAGCCGGCCGGTCGTGTCACACATTCACGAGCTCGAGTCTATCATTCGGAGCTTTGGCACTAAGAATTTCGATCTGGTGAGCCAGCACACTCGGGCGTACGTCGCCTGCTCAAACGCTGTTCGGGACAACCTCGTCGAGAAGCACAGGATCGATCCTGGAGCCATTGAGGTGGTCCACGAGTTCATCCAGATTCCATCAGTCACCGCTGAAGGTGCATCGCGGTCGCGCGCCCGTGTGTTCAGAGAACTCGGCATTCCAGCGGGAGCGCTTGTTGTGGGTGCATCAGGAACCAGAGACTGGAGAAAATCGCCAGATCTTTTCATTCAGCTTGCGCAGGCCGTCCGCCGAAGATGTTTACAGCTGCCAGTCTATTTCGTCTGGGTGGGTGGCAGTGCCGCCAGCGCCGCTCATTGGGACGAGCTTCATTACGACATCAGAGGCGTTGGGATGGAAGACCAGATTCGGTTCGTCGAGTCGCGACCAAATGCGATCGACGTCTTTTGTGCCTTCGACGTCTTTGCGTTGGTTTCTAGAGAGGATCCATACCCTCTCGTCTGTCTTGAAGCTGCGTCGCTTGGAAAACCGATTGTGTGTTTCGACGGCTCTGGTGGCGCCAGAGAATTGGTCGAGCATGACGCGGGATTCGTGGTCCCGTATCTCGATATCGAGACCATGGCAGCGCGCACGTCGGAGCTATTGGGGTCGGAACAATTGCGTCGTTCTCAAGGAGTTCGAGCAGCAAGCAAAGTAAGAGCACGACACGCTGTGTCAGTGGCCGCACCAAAGATTCTCAAGATCATCGAACGCTACTCGTAGCGAGATCCCGCCGATTGGAGGGCCTTCCTGCGGCTACGCGATTCCTGCCAATTCCAACGGCTGATCAAGCCTCTCGTGAGCCCCGTGTAGAACTCTTTCCCAGACTGGAAGCGTATGCTGTTCCTGAACAACGACAGCCTCGTCGCGCCGGACCTGCTCACCGCGTTCGTGACGGCAGCGCACGACCACCGAGGCCCCGACGCGGCGGCGCTCTCCGGAGAGACCTATTTCCTGAGCGATCCCCAACGGCTGTGGTATGCGAGAACATGGTCGAACGCAGCCGACGCCGCATTCGAGCACGTCGGACAGGACGTCGCGGACAGCGGGGACTGCTTCGAGCAGGTCGGGAGACGGACTACACCAGCGGGTGTGCCATGTCCTCCGTGCCTCCACGGTACGTGCCATCGGCCAACCCGACGAGCGGTTCTTCCTCCTGTTCGAGGGCACGGATTGGTGCTTTCGGGTGAAGGCCGCCGGGTTCCGCTGCTTGTTCGTGCCGCGCGCGTGATTGCAGCATCGCGTGTTCGCGGCCCCCGGCGGCTGGGGGCCGCCGCCCTACGAGTACTTCTACGGTCCGTAATCGGGTCCTGCGGGCCGAGATGCACCTTCGGCCAGGCCAGCGCACCGCGGTGTGGCTGAACACGCTGGGCACGATCTCAGCGCCCGGGCGATTCGCGGATCTGGTCTGCCAGCTCTTGGCGGGCCGTTGCCGCGTAAGACAAGTGTGCTGGGGGCTCGCGGGAGCGAGTGGCGACAGCATCATCGAGATCCCAAAACCCGTTTCATCAAGCGTGCCCGGCTCCACGGAATCCAGGGCTATCTGGCGCGACGCTTCGGGAATTCTCCGATCTGGATCAGGGCGGCAGGGCGAGAACCTACCGACTGGCCTCCCTCGGCCCCCCGGCTAGGTGCGAGAGGCTCTTCTTGAGCGCTCGCCACTTCGCAGTGATCCGCGCTTTGACGGGAATGGCAGACAGACGCGGATAGGCCTTGACCACCTGACGCCACTCCTCGAGCAAGGACGCATCCGGATGCTCGAGCGCGTCCGCCGCCTGCCTCGCAAACCACAGCGCACCGAGGGCGCGGCTCCAGAACTCAGCGGCAAGATCGACGGGCGGTCTGAGATTCCGGGCGACCGAGCGCAGATTCGCGTACAGGGGATGAAAGGCGAAATCGTGGACGATCAGCAGCGGATCGAGCACTTTGACATGGTAGCGCAATCGGGGCGCCTGCTTGTAGCGCGCGCTAACCGACGATTTGTGCACTCGAAACAGAGCCAGCGGCTCGGGAATATGCACCGTCCCTGTATTCGATGCGATCCGAATGCAGTACTCGAAATCGCATATGTTATAGAGCCGTGGATTGAACCATCCATACGTCTCGAAAACCTCGCGGCGCAGAAGCAGCGCCGTCGGCTCACCAAAGAAGTTGCCTCCAGTCCATCGCAAGGCGGTTTCGGAGCACTGCTGGGCCGACTGCTGCGTCGACCCGGAATAGATGGCCTCCACCAGCGCGCGATGCTCGCGGTAGAATTCCCGGTCCTCGTTGGAGCTGCCCGGCTCGAAGATGAAATCGCGGGCACACGACACGATCAGCATCTGCGTGCGAGCGGCCGTGGCGAGCATGTCCGTCAGGCACTCGGGCAGGATGATGTCGTCCTGAAAGACAAACTTGATCCACTCACCTTGCGAGAGCTGCACGCAGCGGTTCCAGTTGCCCACGAGACCCAGGGTGGCCTCATTCACCACCACCCGGATTCTCGAGTCCTGCTGGGCATGCTCGTTGGCGATAGAGGTGGACTCGTCGGACGAGCGATCGTCCACGACGAGAATTTCGACGTCGGAGAATGTCTGCGCGGAGACGCTGTCGAGGCAAGCTGCCAAATACGCCGCCCCGTTGTATGTCGGGATACAGACCGTAACAGAAGGTGTCATCTGACGGAGTCCGCCGATCCGGCCCCCGAAGAAGACTACCATAGGGACGGTGGTGCGCACCATCAACGCGTGGCAGGTCAGGTCCGCGGGTCGGCTTGGTTCGCGCAATATGATCGGGTCATGTCGCTATGAAGAGTTTGCATGTGAGTCCCGCATACTATCCGTCTGGAAGGTCAACAACCAGGTACGACTGGCCCTCGCCGGCCCTCGAACGCCCCCCGCCTCCCAGGCGGACTGCGACGTAAGTGATGCGCTCGGGCAACTCCGCACGGATGAAAGAACCCGCGTGGTCGAGATGGGCGGATTCGAAGAAGCCGGCAAGGCAAGCATCGTCGACAGCTTTGACATTGTCGCCATGCCGTCGACCGGTCCTTGAAGGAACCGATTCCGTTCGTTGCCTGATGGCTAAAGCCGCCCACGAGAAGACGCTCACCATCCGGGTTAGAATCGACGCTGGAGGGAACAACATGTGAATATCGGGATCTACCTGGGCCCGGGGACGAAAGGCTTGCCTATCGGCGGCGCAGAGAATTCCATCGCGGCGCTGGCGGAGACCCTGGCGCGAGATCACCAGGTCGAGATCGTCCACCATGTCGGGACCCTCGACATCGGCCAGTTGGCCAGCTTTTCGGGAACGGTCCTCGACGGTGTGCGCGCACGCCATGTCGCCGACAGCGACTACCGCATCAGCGATGTCTGGAACCCGTGGACGATCTTCCAACGCGCCAGGGCGTGGCAAGCTGCGCTGAGCGCCCCGTACGATCTTTTCGTGGCTTTCACATTCTGGGTGCCCCCCTTCTCCCATGCCCGCCGGAGCGCCCTGGTTATCCTCTTCCCCTGGATCGACCGCCGGCACCTTTATCCGTGGAGCCTCGACGCGGCGCCAAGTCCTCCCTTCCCGCTCAAGCAGCTCCGCCGCGCCTACTACGGATGGGAATGGCGGCGACGCTTCGCCACCTACCAGGTAAAGATGGCGAACTCCAAGTTCACCCAGCGCTGGGCCAAGATCCGCTGGGGGGTCGACTGCGACGTCGTCTACCCCCCGATAGAGCAGTATTCGCCCGGCGCCCAGAAGCGCAACCTCGTCATCAGCGTGGGGCGATTCACCGGAGGCGTGCGCCAGAAGTGCCAACTCGAGATGGCGTCGGCGTTCCGGGGGCTGATGGATGACCCCGCCCTGTCCTCATGGCAGTACGTCTCGGCCGGCGGCCTGGCCGACACCCCTGAAGACCAGGCCTATGTCACCAAGGTCCGGGAGATTGCGGCCGGCGGCCGGATCCACGTTCTGGCCAACGCCGAGCGGCAGGCTCTCGCGCAGCTGTATGGCGAGGCCAGGATCTTCTGGCACGCCGCCGGCCTGAGCGACGATGAGACCGAACGGCCGGAGCGGGCCGAGCACTTCGGCATGACCACTCCGGAAGCCATGTCCGCGGGCTGCGTGCCGGTGGTCATTCGCAAGGGCGGCCAGCCCGAGATCGTCCGGCACGGGATAGACGGATTCCTCTGGGATACGCTCGAGGAGCTTGGAGCCTATACGCGGCTGCTCGCCAGCGACCAGGATCTGTGGGCGAGGATGTCGGAGGCCGCGCAGGCGCGAGCCCGGTTCTTCAGCCGCGAGGAGTACGTTCGCCGAATGCTGGACCGGCTCGGGCTTGCCCCGACGTGACAAACGCTGAGTCCCCATGTCAGCCACGTCACGGCCGGCCTAACAGCCGATGCGCTG
The window above is part of the Candidatus Rokuibacteriota bacterium genome. Proteins encoded here:
- a CDS encoding right-handed parallel beta-helix repeat-containing protein, whose protein sequence is MLTVIVMAPAHTTAREIDPDADLCGEIRAVPPGEELVLAPGDYQGPCVIRRGGEPGAPLVIRAADPARRPRIMYAGRATNVFEVRAGHVTIRGLEFGPTQQDVDAVRIFNGNGVTVEDCHFTQLGGIAVVANHSSVRGLVVRRNVIRSSTATAMYFGCHDGIGCIVSGLVVEGNFIEGINAPDPEIGYGIQVKLNSSAIIRGNTVMNTKGPGIMVYGSQHGADVNVVERNVTIGSRSSSGIVVGGGPAAVRNNIAASNEQAGIELLDYKNRGLLRTVLVANNTVYGNRAGGITAPATGLSAVTIVNNAAESSAGTRPYPARQTGVQVMGNVDCADVPCFANPDQRDFSPGSGSRLNGAGVSVKDAWMPREDFFGVRRGNPLSAGAIERPSGPLALTPGR
- a CDS encoding FkbM family methyltransferase, translated to MKLAFRSDYRDLCASRAELARIKSAPRYTPLVSEILGSRLQIVDGASFCASYHEIFEREIYAFRPASDAPLIIDGGANVGVSVLYFKKHYPKSRIVAFEADPTVFSVLEANLHKAGHGDVQLINKALWKEDTVLEFCIEGADAGRIPREDDRRQPKKIRVPTVRLRQYLTDPVDLLKLDIEGAETEVLLDCADLLKNVSSLFVEYHSFLHEEQRLDVVFQLLRTAGFRIYVQTVTCPSQPFIKISDHLGMDLQLNIFGTREA
- a CDS encoding glycosyltransferase family 4 protein; its protein translation is MSNARRVLFVGHDASRTGAPILLLHFLRWFKVNTDIPFDILLREGGELRSDFEEVGPVTVLGPWPSRWDLAGLLRRRWLLARLAAASHGLVYSNTVTNGHVVQSLARGSRPVVSHIHELESIIRSFGTKNFDLVSQHTRAYVACSNAVRDNLVEKHRIDPGAIEVVHEFIQIPSVTAEGASRSRARVFRELGIPAGALVVGASGTRDWRKSPDLFIQLAQAVRRRCLQLPVYFVWVGGSAASAAHWDELHYDIRGVGMEDQIRFVESRPNAIDVFCAFDVFALVSREDPYPLVCLEAASLGKPIVCFDGSGGARELVEHDAGFVVPYLDIETMAARTSELLGSEQLRRSQGVRAASKVRARHAVSVAAPKILKIIERYS
- a CDS encoding glycosyltransferase family 2 protein, which encodes MRTTVPMVVFFGGRIGGLRQMTPSVTVCIPTYNGAAYLAACLDSVSAQTFSDVEILVVDDRSSDESTSIANEHAQQDSRIRVVVNEATLGLVGNWNRCVQLSQGEWIKFVFQDDIILPECLTDMLATAARTQMLIVSCARDFIFEPGSSNEDREFYREHRALVEAIYSGSTQQSAQQCSETALRWTGGNFFGEPTALLLRREVFETYGWFNPRLYNICDFEYCIRIASNTGTVHIPEPLALFRVHKSSVSARYKQAPRLRYHVKVLDPLLIVHDFAFHPLYANLRSVARNLRPPVDLAAEFWSRALGALWFARQAADALEHPDASLLEEWRQVVKAYPRLSAIPVKARITAKWRALKKSLSHLAGGPREASR
- a CDS encoding glycosyltransferase family 4 protein produces the protein MNIGIYLGPGTKGLPIGGAENSIAALAETLARDHQVEIVHHVGTLDIGQLASFSGTVLDGVRARHVADSDYRISDVWNPWTIFQRARAWQAALSAPYDLFVAFTFWVPPFSHARRSALVILFPWIDRRHLYPWSLDAAPSPPFPLKQLRRAYYGWEWRRRFATYQVKMANSKFTQRWAKIRWGVDCDVVYPPIEQYSPGAQKRNLVISVGRFTGGVRQKCQLEMASAFRGLMDDPALSSWQYVSAGGLADTPEDQAYVTKVREIAAGGRIHVLANAERQALAQLYGEARIFWHAAGLSDDETERPERAEHFGMTTPEAMSAGCVPVVIRKGGQPEIVRHGIDGFLWDTLEELGAYTRLLASDQDLWARMSEAAQARARFFSREEYVRRMLDRLGLAPT